A window of the Citrus sinensis cultivar Valencia sweet orange chromosome 9, DVS_A1.0, whole genome shotgun sequence genome harbors these coding sequences:
- the LOC102608894 gene encoding very-long-chain aldehyde decarbonylase CER3 isoform X2 yields the protein MLFLNRTRQINQRGVDFKQIDNEWNWDNFILLQAAIASMGYYIFPCSESLPRWNTKGFIALQILHVAVSEPLYYVLHRHFHRNKYLFIHYHSLHHSSPVPQIPTAGHATLLEHIVLSAIVAIPILGSSIIGYGSISLIYGYILMFDFLRCLGHCNVEIIPHRWFETFPFLRYLLYTPTYHSLHHTEKDSNFCLFMPLFDALGNTLNSKSWEDHKKITSASGENVRVPDFVFLAHVVDVTASMHPPFVFRSLASLPYSPKLFMLPFWPLAFSAMFALWAWSKTFLISFYWLRGRLHQTWAVPRYGFQYFLPFAQTGINKQIENAILRADRLGVKVLSLAALNKNESLNGGGTLFVDNHPNLKVRVVHGNTCTAAVILNELPKDVKEVFLTGATSKLGRAIALYLCRKRVRVLMLTLSTERFQKIQKEAPIDCQNYLVQVTKYQAAQHSKTWIVGKWITPREQNWAPPGTHFHQFVVPPILHFRRDCTYGDLAAMRLPDDVEGLGICEYTMDRGVVHACHAGGVVHLLEGWTHHEVGAIDVDKIDLVWEAALKHGFKPVSSLRNRQISS from the exons ATGCTTTTCCTTAATCGTACTCGCCAGATTAATCAACGGGGAGTCGATTTCAAGCAGATTGATAATGAATGGAACTG GGATAATTTCATTCTACTTCAAGCTGCAATTGCATCCATGGGCTATTACATCTTTCCATGCTCTGAAAGCCTTCCTCGATGGAACACAAAAGGATTTATTGCACTACAGATACTTCATGTGGCTGTTTCAGAGCCTTTATATTACGTTTTACACCGACATTTTCACAGAAATAAATACCTTTTCATCCATTACCATTCACTCCACCATTCATCTCCAGTACCACAAATTCCAACAG CTGGGCATGCAACATTATTGGAGCACATTGTATTAAGTGCCATCGTTGCAATTCCAATTCTCGGATCTTCCATCATCGGATATGGATCAATAAGCTTGATTTATGGCTATATATTGATGTTTGATTTTCTAAGATGCTTGGGGCATTGCAATGTTGAAATTATTCCCCATCGGTGGTTTGAAACTTTCCCATTTCTTCGATATCTTCTTTATACGCCCAC GTACCACAGCCTGCACCACACTGAGAAGGACTCCAATTTCTGCCTCTTTATGCCTCTCTTTGATGCCCTGGGAAATACACTTAATAGCAAATCCTGGGAAGATCATAAGAAAATTACTTCAGCTTCTG GGGAAAATGTGAGGGTCCCGGATTTTGTTTTCCTAGCACATGTGGTCGATGTAACAGCATCAATGCATCCACCGTTTGTTTTCAGATCATTAGCTTCATTGCCATACTCACCAAAGCTCTTTATGCTGCCTTTTTGGCCCCTTGCATTTTCAGCGATGTTCGCTTTATGGGCATGGTCTAAGACTTTTCTAATCAGTTTCTACTGGCTTAGGGGCAGGTTGCACCAGACTTGGGCTGTACCTAGATATGGCTTTCAG TACTTCTTGCCATTTGCTCAAACGGGAATCAATAAGCAAATAGAGAATGCCATCCTAAGGGCTGATAGACTTGGGGTTAAGGTCCTTAGCCTTGCTGCATTGAATAag AACGAATCACTAAATGGCGGTGGCACTCTTTTTGTTGACAATCACCCCAACCTTAAAGTTAGAGTTGTGCATGGAAATACATGTACGGCTGCAGTTATTTTGAATGAGCTTCCAAAGGATGTTAAAGAAGTATTTTTAACGGGAGCTACTTCGAAGCTTGGAAGAGCGATTGCTCTTTATCTCTGCCGAAAAAGAGTTCGAGTACTG ATGCTGACTCTATCAACAGAAAGATTCCAGAAAATTCAGAAAGAAGCACCTATAGACTGTCAAAACTACCTTGTTCAAGTGACAAAATACCAAGCAGCTCAACATTCCAAG ACATGGATTGTTGGCAAATGGATCACTCCAAGGGAGCAAAATTGGGCGCCACCAGGAACGCATTTTCATCAGTTTGTTGTGCCACCAATATTGCATTTTAGAAGAGATTGCACTTACGGAGACCTTGCCGCCATGAGATTGCCTGACGATGTTGAAGGACTTGGAATTTGTgag TACACCATGGACCGTGGAGTAGTTCATGCATGCCATGCGGGAGGTGTGGTTCATCTTTTGGAAGGATGGACTCACCATGAGGTTGGGGCAATTGATGTTGACAAGATCGATTTAGTGTGGGAAGCTGCACTCAAGCATGGCTTCAAGCCAGTATCAAGCCTCAGGAATCGTCAGATTTCGTCATAA
- the LOC102609175 gene encoding uncharacterized protein LOC102609175 isoform X3 yields MEKNQRVQSMKKKIKPLKPSKRNRRRLLKKVVDYLKYDSYMFAPLVNSRSHQKIKFSSATGLELKERIKANKKKLLEEIVDYMKSDSYLYASMLDSQPMVSSCKGCIRFVKKVSM; encoded by the exons ATGGAAAAAAATCAGAGAGTTCAAAgcatgaagaagaagatcaaacCGCTTAAACCCAGCAAAAGAAACAGGAGGAGATTGCTCAAGAAAGTTGTTGATTATCTCAAATACGATTCTTACATGTTTGCTCCTCTGGTTAATTCTCGTTCTCATCAAAAGATCAAATTTTCGTCTGCTACGG gatTGGAACTAAAAGAACGCattaaagcaaataaaaagaaattgctaGAGGAGATTGTGGATTATATGAAATCAGATTCCTACTTGTATGCATCTATGCTTGATTCTCAGCCAATGGTTTCTTCCTGTAAAG
- the LOC102609175 gene encoding uncharacterized protein LOC102609175 isoform X1 has translation MEKNQRVQSMKKKIKPLKPSKRNRRRLLKKVVDYLKYDSYMFAPLVNSRSHQKIKFSSATGLELKERIKANKKKLLEEIVDYMKSDSYLYASMLDSQPMVSSCKVKINLNMAIVLKGIKSMKRCRPV, from the exons ATGGAAAAAAATCAGAGAGTTCAAAgcatgaagaagaagatcaaacCGCTTAAACCCAGCAAAAGAAACAGGAGGAGATTGCTCAAGAAAGTTGTTGATTATCTCAAATACGATTCTTACATGTTTGCTCCTCTGGTTAATTCTCGTTCTCATCAAAAGATCAAATTTTCGTCTGCTACGG gatTGGAACTAAAAGAACGCattaaagcaaataaaaagaaattgctaGAGGAGATTGTGGATTATATGAAATCAGATTCCTACTTGTATGCATCTATGCTTGATTCTCAGCCAATGGTTTCTTCCTGTAAAG tcaaaatcaatttgaataTGGCCATCGTGCTTAAAGGCATAAAGAGCATGAAGAGGTGCCGACCAGTTTGA
- the LOC102608894 gene encoding very-long-chain aldehyde decarbonylase CER3 isoform X1, producing MDAPLAAWPWDNLGMFKYVLYGPLVGKALYSWVYEDKRIEYWCLHILFISVLRGLIHILWNSFSNMLFLNRTRQINQRGVDFKQIDNEWNWDNFILLQAAIASMGYYIFPCSESLPRWNTKGFIALQILHVAVSEPLYYVLHRHFHRNKYLFIHYHSLHHSSPVPQIPTAGHATLLEHIVLSAIVAIPILGSSIIGYGSISLIYGYILMFDFLRCLGHCNVEIIPHRWFETFPFLRYLLYTPTYHSLHHTEKDSNFCLFMPLFDALGNTLNSKSWEDHKKITSASGENVRVPDFVFLAHVVDVTASMHPPFVFRSLASLPYSPKLFMLPFWPLAFSAMFALWAWSKTFLISFYWLRGRLHQTWAVPRYGFQYFLPFAQTGINKQIENAILRADRLGVKVLSLAALNKNESLNGGGTLFVDNHPNLKVRVVHGNTCTAAVILNELPKDVKEVFLTGATSKLGRAIALYLCRKRVRVLMLTLSTERFQKIQKEAPIDCQNYLVQVTKYQAAQHSKTWIVGKWITPREQNWAPPGTHFHQFVVPPILHFRRDCTYGDLAAMRLPDDVEGLGICEYTMDRGVVHACHAGGVVHLLEGWTHHEVGAIDVDKIDLVWEAALKHGFKPVSSLRNRQISS from the exons ATGGATGCTCCTTTGGCAGCTTGGCCATGGGATAACCTAGGCATGTTCAAG TATGTGCTGTATGGACCACTCGTCGGAAAAGCTTTATACTCATGGGTTTATGAAGATAAACGAATTGAATATTGGTGCCTCCATATTCTGTTCATCTCCGTTCTTAGAGGACTAATTCATATCTTATGGAACTCTTTCAGTAACATGCTTTTCCTTAATCGTACTCGCCAGATTAATCAACGGGGAGTCGATTTCAAGCAGATTGATAATGAATGGAACTG GGATAATTTCATTCTACTTCAAGCTGCAATTGCATCCATGGGCTATTACATCTTTCCATGCTCTGAAAGCCTTCCTCGATGGAACACAAAAGGATTTATTGCACTACAGATACTTCATGTGGCTGTTTCAGAGCCTTTATATTACGTTTTACACCGACATTTTCACAGAAATAAATACCTTTTCATCCATTACCATTCACTCCACCATTCATCTCCAGTACCACAAATTCCAACAG CTGGGCATGCAACATTATTGGAGCACATTGTATTAAGTGCCATCGTTGCAATTCCAATTCTCGGATCTTCCATCATCGGATATGGATCAATAAGCTTGATTTATGGCTATATATTGATGTTTGATTTTCTAAGATGCTTGGGGCATTGCAATGTTGAAATTATTCCCCATCGGTGGTTTGAAACTTTCCCATTTCTTCGATATCTTCTTTATACGCCCAC GTACCACAGCCTGCACCACACTGAGAAGGACTCCAATTTCTGCCTCTTTATGCCTCTCTTTGATGCCCTGGGAAATACACTTAATAGCAAATCCTGGGAAGATCATAAGAAAATTACTTCAGCTTCTG GGGAAAATGTGAGGGTCCCGGATTTTGTTTTCCTAGCACATGTGGTCGATGTAACAGCATCAATGCATCCACCGTTTGTTTTCAGATCATTAGCTTCATTGCCATACTCACCAAAGCTCTTTATGCTGCCTTTTTGGCCCCTTGCATTTTCAGCGATGTTCGCTTTATGGGCATGGTCTAAGACTTTTCTAATCAGTTTCTACTGGCTTAGGGGCAGGTTGCACCAGACTTGGGCTGTACCTAGATATGGCTTTCAG TACTTCTTGCCATTTGCTCAAACGGGAATCAATAAGCAAATAGAGAATGCCATCCTAAGGGCTGATAGACTTGGGGTTAAGGTCCTTAGCCTTGCTGCATTGAATAag AACGAATCACTAAATGGCGGTGGCACTCTTTTTGTTGACAATCACCCCAACCTTAAAGTTAGAGTTGTGCATGGAAATACATGTACGGCTGCAGTTATTTTGAATGAGCTTCCAAAGGATGTTAAAGAAGTATTTTTAACGGGAGCTACTTCGAAGCTTGGAAGAGCGATTGCTCTTTATCTCTGCCGAAAAAGAGTTCGAGTACTG ATGCTGACTCTATCAACAGAAAGATTCCAGAAAATTCAGAAAGAAGCACCTATAGACTGTCAAAACTACCTTGTTCAAGTGACAAAATACCAAGCAGCTCAACATTCCAAG ACATGGATTGTTGGCAAATGGATCACTCCAAGGGAGCAAAATTGGGCGCCACCAGGAACGCATTTTCATCAGTTTGTTGTGCCACCAATATTGCATTTTAGAAGAGATTGCACTTACGGAGACCTTGCCGCCATGAGATTGCCTGACGATGTTGAAGGACTTGGAATTTGTgag TACACCATGGACCGTGGAGTAGTTCATGCATGCCATGCGGGAGGTGTGGTTCATCTTTTGGAAGGATGGACTCACCATGAGGTTGGGGCAATTGATGTTGACAAGATCGATTTAGTGTGGGAAGCTGCACTCAAGCATGGCTTCAAGCCAGTATCAAGCCTCAGGAATCGTCAGATTTCGTCATAA